The following are encoded together in the Peromyscus leucopus breed LL Stock chromosome 1, UCI_PerLeu_2.1, whole genome shotgun sequence genome:
- the LOC114685242 gene encoding bile salt sulfotransferase 1-like — protein MSAYFWFEGIPFPATLYKREIIKESRDKFVIRDEDTVIVSYPKSGTNWLIEIVCLIQTKGNPKWIQSVPTWERSPWIETKKELSMLINMEGPRLMSSHLPFHLFPKSFFRSKAKVIYVIRNPRDVLVSAYFFGRNTNLIDNPESLGTYIECFLKGNVPYGSWFEHTRDWLSMRENDNFLLLSYEDMKENTRGTIRKICDFLGMKLEPDELELVLKYSSFQAMKENKMYNFSIIRKDVNINGLVLMRKGVPGDWKNHFTIAQAENFDKVFQEKMAGFPPGLFPWK, from the exons ATGTCAGCCTACTTTTGGTTTGAAGGAATACCTTTCCCTGCTACATTGtataaaagagaaattattaaagaaagtCGTGATAAGTTTGTGATCAGAGATGAAGACACTGTCATAGTGAGTTATCCAAAGTCAG gTACTAATTGGCTGATTGAGATTGTCTGCTTGATTCAGACCAAGGGAAATCCCAAATGGATCCAATCTGTGCCTACCTGGGAACGTTCACCCTGGATAGAGACTAAAAAGGAACTTTCAATGTTGATCAATATGGAAGGACCACGCCTCatgtcctcccacctccctttccaTCTTTTCCCCAAGTCTTTCTTCAGATCCAAGGCCAAG GTGATCTATGTCATCAGAAATCCCAGAGATGTTCTTGTGTCTGCTTATTTTTTCGGTCGTAACACAAACCTTATTGATAATCCAGAGTCACTAGGAACTTACATTGAATGCTTCCTCAAAGGAAATG TGCCATATGGATCATGGTTTGAGCACACCCGTGACTGGCTGTCTATGAGAGAAAATGACAACTTCTTGTTACTGAGCTATGAAGATATGAAAGAG AATACAAGGGGAACCATAAGGAAGATATGTGACTTCCTAGGAATGAAACTGGAGCCGGATGAGCTAGAACTGGTCCTCAAGTACAGCTCCTTTCAagccatgaaagaaaacaaaatgtataattttagtatCATCCGAAAAGATGTGAATATTAATGGTTTGGTCCTCATGAGAAAAG GTGTGCCTGGGGATTGGAAGAATCACTTTACAATAGCTCAAGCTGAAAACTTTGATAAAGTATTCCAGGAGAAAATGGCTGGTTTTCCTCCAGGGCTGTTTCCATGGAAATAa